In Paenibacillus sp. FSL R7-0345, a single window of DNA contains:
- a CDS encoding phosphoribosyltransferase family protein, producing MAARINKKRSFLFVSKVLGKHIPVNPYTPLLSGAVLGLLLYREMGGEGAGILMDKLLDQAVHGLIHPQHAEEAYRELLAARLTLPHPVVFIGFAETATALGHSMYNIFAGGASYIHTTREDIPDLASVISFEEEHSHAVDHLCYALRPEMLSGSEPVILVDDEITTGNTAINIIRDIQAKFPRREYVVASLLDWRSPANIQAYRDLERELDIEITALSLLQGNIEVNGVPLLGADAGKDGNDTNDGVPVVTTYVTDGLDRLKVSSADSCGEINTSPYLKLSGRFGLDSGDNAAIDREVAAVAVQLRSLREGSRTLVMGVGEFMYLPMRIAAEMGEGVSYQSSTRSPIHPQHRPDYAVHSAAGYPSAGDPAITNYIYNVEYGRYDDIFVLLERDVPVQRIKPMTDILRGLARSKVHLIVLAPRQEAEGAADDGN from the coding sequence ATGGCAGCCCGGATTAATAAAAAGCGTTCCTTCCTTTTTGTCAGCAAGGTGCTGGGCAAGCATATCCCGGTCAATCCTTATACTCCGCTGCTCAGCGGCGCGGTGCTGGGGCTGCTGTTATACCGTGAAATGGGCGGGGAGGGTGCCGGAATCCTAATGGACAAGCTGCTGGATCAGGCGGTGCATGGCCTGATTCATCCGCAGCATGCTGAGGAGGCTTACCGTGAGCTGCTGGCCGCCCGGCTTACGCTTCCGCATCCGGTTGTCTTTATCGGCTTTGCAGAAACCGCTACGGCCTTGGGCCACAGTATGTACAATATTTTCGCCGGCGGAGCGTCATATATTCATACTACCCGTGAGGATATACCGGACCTTGCTTCGGTAATCAGCTTTGAGGAGGAGCACTCCCATGCGGTGGATCATCTGTGTTATGCACTCCGCCCGGAAATGCTGTCTGGTAGTGAACCGGTAATTCTGGTCGATGACGAGATTACAACGGGCAATACAGCGATCAATATCATCCGTGATATTCAGGCTAAATTTCCGCGCAGAGAGTATGTGGTAGCTTCGCTGCTGGACTGGAGAAGCCCTGCCAATATTCAGGCCTACCGCGATTTGGAGCGGGAGCTGGACATTGAGATCACTGCATTGTCGCTGCTGCAAGGGAACATCGAGGTAAACGGGGTACCGCTGCTGGGTGCGGATGCCGGCAAGGACGGGAACGATACAAACGATGGAGTACCAGTGGTAACTACTTATGTGACAGACGGCCTGGATCGGCTTAAGGTCAGCTCTGCTGATTCTTGCGGAGAGATCAATACTTCCCCTTATCTGAAGCTCAGCGGGCGTTTCGGCCTTGATTCAGGTGATAATGCAGCCATTGACCGGGAGGTTGCCGCAGTGGCGGTACAGCTCCGTTCGCTGCGTGAAGGCAGCCGTACGCTGGTAATGGGTGTCGGCGAGTTTATGTACCTGCCGATGCGGATTGCGGCGGAAATGGGGGAGGGGGTAAGCTACCAGTCCTCCACCCGCAGCCCGATTCATCCGCAGCACAGGCCCGACTACGCTGTGCACAGTGCAGCAGGATACCCGTCAGCCGGTGATCCGGCAATCACTAACTATATTTATAATGTCGAGTATGGCCGGTACGATGATATTTTTGTCCTGCTTGAACGTGATGTGCCTGTGCAGCGTATTAAGCCGATGACTGATATACTGAGGGGGCTGGCTAGAAGCAAGGTGCATCTGATTGTACTTGCCCCCCGGCAGGAAGCGGAGGGAGCGGCAGATGATGGAAACTGA
- a CDS encoding cysteine protease StiP family protein: METDIRSFMSGPRIAPPVPLGSYPPSDVTFLLKDLSDVSLELGTAEREKAIQSGVSYSEMLPVEYQPTEQYIRLFRETLEESAAKVALAVAVVSERIVASRGTEGTVLVSLARAGTPVGVLIRRYIAETYGTELPHYSVSIIRGKGLDINAIRYILQQRGTDAKLQFVDGWTGKGAITRVLSESCADFYSKYGIRLSDDLAVLADPGHCSGTFGTREDYLIPSACLNSTVSGLLSRTVQRDDLTGPEDFHGAKFYKEWLDNDYSNVFIDAITPYFTSVREVAVAAAEEMQASPPDITWRGMNDIESLQAHFGIDNINLIKPGVGETTRVLLRRVPWKIIVDTKDNPNLRHILLLAAERNVPVEEYPGLAYSCCGIIKPLKGGETA; encoded by the coding sequence ATGGAAACTGATATTAGAAGCTTCATGTCTGGCCCGAGAATAGCTCCACCCGTTCCTCTGGGCAGCTATCCTCCGTCTGATGTTACTTTTCTGCTGAAGGATCTCAGCGATGTGTCACTGGAGCTGGGGACGGCTGAGCGGGAGAAGGCCATTCAATCCGGAGTGAGCTATTCAGAGATGCTGCCGGTGGAGTATCAGCCTACCGAGCAGTACATAAGGCTGTTCCGGGAGACGCTGGAGGAATCCGCAGCCAAGGTGGCGCTGGCCGTCGCCGTTGTCTCGGAACGGATTGTTGCCAGCCGGGGAACGGAAGGCACCGTGCTCGTTTCCCTCGCAAGAGCCGGTACACCGGTTGGCGTGCTGATCCGCCGGTACATTGCTGAAACGTACGGGACAGAGCTGCCCCACTACAGTGTATCCATTATCCGTGGTAAAGGACTGGATATAAACGCGATCCGCTATATCCTGCAGCAGCGCGGTACGGATGCCAAGCTGCAGTTCGTAGACGGCTGGACAGGCAAAGGTGCAATTACCAGGGTGCTGTCCGAATCCTGTGCAGACTTTTACAGCAAGTACGGGATCAGGCTCAGCGATGATCTGGCTGTGTTGGCTGACCCCGGACACTGCTCAGGAACCTTCGGAACCAGAGAAGATTATCTGATTCCCAGTGCCTGCCTTAACTCTACAGTTTCAGGCCTGTTAAGCCGCACAGTGCAGCGGGATGATCTGACCGGTCCTGAAGATTTTCACGGAGCAAAATTCTATAAGGAATGGCTGGATAACGACTATTCCAATGTCTTCATAGATGCAATTACACCTTATTTTACTTCTGTCAGGGAAGTGGCGGTTGCCGCTGCCGAGGAGATGCAGGCTTCGCCGCCTGACATCACATGGCGTGGGATGAACGATATTGAGTCCCTACAGGCACATTTCGGAATCGACAACATCAATTTGATCAAGCCGGGTGTGGGTGAAACGACCCGGGTGCTGCTGCGCAGAGTACCCTGGAAAATTATTGTCGATACTAAAGACAACCCGAATCTGCGCCACATTCTGCTGCTTGCGGCAGAGCGGAACGTTCCGGTTGAGGAATACCCGGGACTGGCCTATTCCTGCTGCGGAATCATCAAGCCGCTAAAGGGAGGGGAGACAGCATGA
- a CDS encoding HAD family hydrolase — MIYASDLDRTLIYSLGALGVPEDTPGLVPAEIIEGVTRSYISLSALELLQELTKDIIFMPVTTRTIAEYKRINLFQETLIPDYAVTSNGGNILVNGVVDQEWRSHIGRLVIRHSAEAEEVRQIVRSVVREEWIISERYCDELFYTYMVYRDLLPLDEINHMSARLHGLGWRVSLQGRKLYVVPEAVNKSDAIIHVRRTVRSEPMVASGDSLLDKSLLESADYAIAPCHGEIFAEQQVTQVKLKYPFTECRGVFAGDEIMRYVQKIYHNLSTLGVGPQ, encoded by the coding sequence ATGATCTATGCCAGTGATCTGGACCGCACACTGATATATTCGCTCGGTGCGCTCGGTGTACCCGAGGATACTCCCGGGCTTGTGCCAGCGGAGATTATTGAGGGAGTAACAAGATCTTACATTTCCCTCAGCGCGCTGGAACTGCTGCAGGAGCTTACGAAGGACATTATTTTTATGCCGGTGACCACCCGCACCATTGCGGAGTACAAGCGGATTAACCTGTTTCAGGAGACGCTGATTCCTGATTACGCGGTTACAAGCAACGGCGGCAATATTCTCGTTAATGGCGTGGTTGACCAGGAGTGGCGCAGCCATATCGGCAGGCTGGTCATCCGGCATTCGGCTGAAGCAGAGGAAGTGCGGCAGATTGTCCGGTCTGTAGTCCGTGAAGAATGGATTATCAGCGAGCGGTACTGTGACGAGCTGTTTTACACCTATATGGTGTACCGTGACCTCCTTCCGCTGGATGAGATTAATCATATGTCCGCGCGTCTGCACGGGCTGGGCTGGAGAGTATCCCTGCAGGGCCGGAAGCTGTATGTGGTGCCTGAGGCTGTTAACAAAAGTGATGCCATCATCCATGTGCGGCGCACAGTCCGCTCAGAGCCGATGGTAGCCTCTGGTGATTCGCTGCTGGACAAAAGCCTGCTGGAAAGTGCCGACTACGCTATCGCCCCCTGCCACGGAGAAATATTTGCCGAGCAGCAGGTGACTCAAGTAAAATTAAAGTATCCGTTTACGGAATGCAGAGGCGTCTTTGCAGGGGATGAAATTATGCGTTATGTGCAGAAGATATATCATAATTTATCGACATTGGGAGTTGGGCCGCAATGA
- a CDS encoding ATP-grasp domain-containing protein — protein MKKVNIYFNRWFSVAYHYMNLIRNNEDGVPVQVFATHPDIKHMSLQGADIAGTEPEVTGIEYVQFCVDFCRRNEIDIFIPRLHMMDIALHAAQFDAIGTKVLVCRDLDLLEMMLDKGKFYEKVKETGIMEIPEYHVASTAEQFKAAYEDLVAKGLRVCFKPTETEGGLGFRIINNSRSPLQELFGYVTQHISFDDAYRILSSVDSFPELMVMELLEGYEYSIDCLADADGRLLAAVPRRKDTGRLRVMEHIPELEHIARRVAETFKIPFNYNIQMKYGGGVPKLLEINPRMSGGLHVSCLSGINFPYLAVKSALGGQVEPVQFGEDVLASHIEQPMIMKIFAESTIPDAVN, from the coding sequence ATGAAAAAGGTAAATATTTATTTTAACCGCTGGTTTTCCGTGGCTTATCATTATATGAATCTCATCCGCAACAATGAGGATGGCGTGCCGGTGCAGGTTTTTGCCACCCATCCCGATATTAAGCACATGTCGCTCCAGGGCGCTGATATCGCCGGAACGGAACCTGAGGTTACAGGCATCGAGTATGTTCAGTTCTGCGTGGACTTCTGCCGCCGCAATGAGATTGATATTTTTATTCCCCGTCTGCACATGATGGATATCGCCCTGCATGCAGCGCAGTTTGATGCAATCGGCACGAAGGTGCTGGTCTGCCGTGATCTGGACCTGCTGGAAATGATGCTGGATAAGGGCAAGTTCTATGAAAAGGTTAAGGAAACGGGGATTATGGAAATTCCCGAGTACCATGTAGCCAGCACTGCGGAGCAATTCAAGGCAGCGTATGAAGACCTGGTTGCCAAGGGACTCCGGGTCTGCTTCAAGCCGACCGAGACGGAAGGGGGCCTCGGCTTCCGGATTATCAACAACAGCCGCAGCCCGCTGCAGGAGCTGTTCGGTTATGTGACCCAGCATATTTCCTTTGACGATGCTTACCGTATTTTGTCCAGTGTGGATTCCTTCCCGGAGCTTATGGTAATGGAACTGCTTGAAGGCTACGAATACAGTATTGATTGTCTCGCCGATGCAGACGGCAGGCTGCTGGCTGCGGTTCCCCGGCGCAAGGATACCGGACGCCTGCGGGTAATGGAGCATATTCCGGAGCTGGAGCATATTGCCCGCCGGGTAGCGGAGACGTTCAAGATTCCGTTCAACTATAACATTCAGATGAAGTATGGCGGCGGCGTTCCCAAGCTGCTGGAGATTAACCCCCGGATGTCGGGCGGCCTGCATGTCTCCTGTCTGTCAGGTATTAACTTTCCTTATCTGGCTGTCAAAAGCGCACTCGGCGGCCAAGTTGAGCCTGTCCAGTTTGGAGAGGACGTGCTTGCAAGCCATATTGAGCAGCCGATGATTATGAAAATCTTCGCTGAATCCACCATTCCTGATGCTGTGAATTAA
- a CDS encoding toxic anion resistance protein, with protein MSTQLIQLKKEDEQKVVEEASQLIEQVAKTDTVALDTLMDDIGKLGVKTQEKAGQTLKLLDRPVNDLMSGKRVEVPNMIMKLRNECENLQQSKNVSFFGKMLRKSPLKNYVYKYQSVRTNIDAIVTGLRDGRDTLEESIVNMRQLKRTSMEEIYNLQTKIAFGNKLKELFEVEIAKPENEFRKAYLERGLRKVMVRIQSMTEMILLYNQAIAATDIINDNNDKLIDSVNNAIDKTSNLITVSAMIAMSLADQENVISAVEATNKTIEDQFKENARLLRTTTEKTTELLSKPSMSLEAVNQAIGDLLSALDTSEQSNRRIIESCQDYTSKMTTINTQLNNRLGLNEASQPQALKQAENDSRLSSFLN; from the coding sequence ATGTCCACGCAGTTAATTCAGCTCAAGAAAGAGGATGAGCAGAAGGTAGTCGAGGAAGCCTCGCAGTTAATTGAACAGGTAGCCAAGACCGATACCGTCGCCCTTGACACTTTGATGGATGATATCGGCAAGCTGGGGGTTAAGACACAGGAGAAGGCCGGGCAGACCCTGAAGCTGCTGGACCGTCCGGTCAATGACCTTATGTCAGGCAAGCGTGTTGAAGTACCGAACATGATTATGAAGCTGCGCAATGAGTGCGAGAATCTGCAGCAGAGCAAGAACGTCAGCTTTTTCGGAAAAATGCTCCGCAAGAGCCCGCTGAAAAACTATGTATATAAGTACCAGTCTGTACGCACGAATATTGATGCCATCGTGACCGGCCTGCGCGACGGCCGTGATACGCTTGAAGAGAGCATCGTCAACATGCGCCAGCTGAAGCGCACTTCAATGGAGGAAATCTACAATCTGCAAACCAAGATCGCCTTCGGCAACAAGCTGAAGGAGCTGTTCGAGGTGGAGATTGCCAAGCCTGAGAACGAGTTCCGCAAGGCTTATCTGGAACGCGGCCTGCGCAAGGTGATGGTCCGCATCCAGTCGATGACCGAGATGATTCTGCTCTATAACCAGGCGATTGCCGCTACAGATATTATTAATGACAACAATGACAAGCTGATTGATTCGGTTAACAACGCCATTGATAAAACCTCAAATCTGATCACCGTCTCTGCAATGATTGCCATGTCGCTGGCTGATCAGGAAAATGTCATTTCTGCGGTTGAAGCGACGAACAAGACGATTGAGGATCAGTTCAAAGAGAATGCGCGGCTGCTGCGCACCACAACCGAGAAGACCACAGAGCTGCTGTCCAAGCCGTCGATGTCACTAGAAGCAGTTAATCAGGCGATCGGCGATCTGCTGAGTGCACTGGATACTTCCGAGCAGTCCAACCGCCGGATTATCGAGAGCTGCCAGGATTACACATCGAAGATGACGACGATCAATACGCAGCTTAACAACCGTCTTGGCTTGAACGAAGCCTCCCAGCCGCAGGCACTGAAGCAGGCGGAGAATGACAGCCGGCTCAGCAGCTTTTTGAATTAA
- a CDS encoding formate/nitrite transporter family protein — translation MENEALLQVEKLALKKQKIFDQSVLRYIARAMLASMFIGFGVIVAFKTGNFFYMEHSPMTYPMAAITFGAAIILISYGGGDLFTGDTFYYSYAALRKKLQWTKVVRMWVISYIGNILGASAFALLIFLTGLYDDSNVNSFLLNVVAHKMEAPALQLFFRAILCNWLVCLAFFVPMSMKHDGAKMFAMMLFVFCFFISGYEHSIANMCTFAIALVLDHPGTISWGGVVHNLVPVTLGNLIGGGVLMGVMYYYVNKPFLDKDPGDLH, via the coding sequence ATGGAGAACGAGGCACTGCTGCAGGTTGAAAAATTGGCACTCAAGAAACAGAAAATTTTTGATCAAAGTGTACTGCGTTATATTGCCAGGGCGATGCTGGCCAGTATGTTCATCGGCTTCGGGGTTATTGTAGCCTTCAAAACAGGAAACTTCTTCTATATGGAGCATTCACCGATGACCTATCCGATGGCCGCCATTACCTTTGGTGCTGCGATCATTCTGATTTCCTACGGCGGCGGGGACTTGTTTACCGGGGATACCTTTTACTACTCGTATGCTGCCCTGAGAAAAAAGCTGCAATGGACCAAGGTTGTCCGCATGTGGGTAATCAGCTATATCGGGAATATTCTTGGCGCGTCTGCCTTTGCACTGCTGATTTTTTTGACGGGACTGTATGATGATTCGAATGTTAACAGTTTTCTGCTGAATGTCGTAGCCCATAAAATGGAGGCACCGGCGCTTCAGCTGTTCTTCAGGGCCATTCTGTGTAACTGGCTGGTCTGTCTGGCGTTCTTTGTGCCGATGTCCATGAAGCATGACGGGGCCAAAATGTTCGCAATGATGCTGTTTGTCTTCTGCTTCTTTATTTCCGGTTATGAACATAGTATTGCTAATATGTGTACTTTTGCGATAGCGCTAGTGCTGGATCACCCTGGTACGATTTCTTGGGGTGGTGTAGTGCACAATCTGGTGCCGGTTACTCTCGGTAATCTGATCGGCGGCGGTGTGCTGATGGGTGTTATGTACTATTATGTGAATAAGCCGTTTCTGGACAAGGACCCTGGGGACTTGCACTAG